In a single window of the Allobranchiibius huperziae genome:
- the mftD gene encoding pre-mycofactocin synthase MftD (MftD, an enzyme found in the mycofactocin biosynthesis locus, performs an oxidative deamination of 3-amino-5-[(p-hydroxyphenyl)methyl]-4,4-dimethyl-2-pyrrolidinone (AHDP). The resulting compound, now called pre-mycofactocin (PMFT), is a biologically active redox cofactor that can oxidize the non-exchangeable NADH of TIGR03971 family SDR-type oxidoreductases.) yields the protein MAEHRWFETVAVAQERAKKRLPPSVYKALLAGSEKGVTYADNMAAFGELGFAPHVAGQPAERSLATRALDQDMSMPVMISPTGVQAVHPEGEVAVARAAAARGVAMGLSSFASKPVEEVVAANPQTFFQMYWMGGRDAMATRMERARAAGVVGVIATTDWSFSNGRDWGSPIIPARMDLRTMITRSPEAIRRPRWFLDFAKTGRPPELTAPNLGPEGSRAPGFFEAYGEWMQTPPPTWDDIAWMAEEWGGTFVLKGVCRVDDARRAVDAGVSAISVSNHGGNNLDSTPATIRCLPAVVEAVGDQIDVVLDGGVRRGSDVVKAVALGAKAALIGRAYLWGLAAGGQPGVENVLDVLRGGIDSALRGIGKADVHDLTPDDVLIPDGFLRTLGVSDPAYVMH from the coding sequence ATGGCTGAGCACCGCTGGTTCGAGACGGTCGCTGTCGCGCAGGAACGCGCGAAGAAGCGGCTCCCCCCGTCGGTCTACAAGGCGCTGCTCGCGGGCAGCGAGAAGGGGGTCACGTACGCCGACAACATGGCCGCCTTCGGCGAGCTGGGCTTCGCGCCGCACGTCGCCGGACAGCCGGCCGAGCGTTCCCTGGCCACCCGCGCGCTGGACCAGGACATGTCGATGCCGGTGATGATCTCGCCGACCGGCGTGCAGGCCGTGCACCCCGAGGGCGAGGTCGCCGTCGCGCGCGCGGCCGCCGCGCGTGGAGTGGCGATGGGGCTCAGCTCGTTCGCGAGCAAGCCCGTCGAGGAGGTCGTCGCCGCCAACCCGCAGACGTTCTTCCAGATGTACTGGATGGGTGGCCGGGACGCGATGGCGACCCGGATGGAGCGGGCGCGGGCGGCCGGCGTGGTCGGTGTGATCGCCACGACCGACTGGTCCTTCTCCAACGGCCGCGACTGGGGCAGCCCGATCATCCCGGCGCGGATGGACCTGCGCACCATGATCACCCGGTCGCCGGAAGCCATTCGCCGACCGCGCTGGTTCCTCGACTTCGCCAAGACCGGACGCCCCCCGGAGTTGACCGCCCCCAACCTCGGACCCGAGGGCAGCAGGGCACCCGGCTTCTTCGAGGCGTATGGCGAGTGGATGCAGACGCCGCCGCCCACCTGGGACGACATCGCCTGGATGGCGGAGGAGTGGGGTGGCACGTTCGTGCTGAAGGGCGTGTGCCGGGTCGACGACGCGCGGCGCGCCGTGGACGCCGGGGTGAGCGCGATCTCGGTGTCCAACCACGGTGGCAACAACCTCGACAGCACGCCGGCGACGATCCGGTGCCTGCCCGCGGTCGTCGAGGCCGTCGGCGATCAGATCGACGTCGTCCTGGACGGCGGGGTGCGCCGCGGCAGCGACGTGGTGAAGGCGGTGGCGCTCGGCGCGAAGGCGGCGCTGATCGGGCGCGCGTACCTGTGGGGGCTCGCGGCCGGCGGGCAGCCGGGTGTCGAGAACGTGCTGGACGTCCTGCGCGGCGGTATCGACTCCGCGCTGCGTGGCATCGGCAAGGCCGACGTGCACGACCTCACCCCGGACGACGTGCTGATCCCGGACGGTTTCCTGCGGACGCTGGGGGTGTCCGACCCGGCGTACGTGATGCACTGA
- a CDS encoding SGNH/GDSL hydrolase family protein, whose amino-acid sequence MRTPARLSTLAGALATTLTIAALGATPAHAVTKTYVALGDSYSAGVGSGGSTDSTCYRSPYGYAPLIAKQRGLTLSYQACSGATTADVTSKQLGALSSATSYVSMTIGGNDVGFANTITECAKPAWASDCAGSINAGRAILTNSMPGRYAALFSSIAGRATTAKVAIGGYPHIFQGEDCNLATFFSPSDEQGINSATDDLDSLISTKARAAGFTFVDPRAAFTGHAVCDSTEWINGLSNPIVDSYHPNKAGNVGYATLFGPALTGVAYSALRTAAAAPSGPTLRVQADKVLAMGLTSPANLRRARAAGVDPAEVTRLMSALRSADSVTVDRALARLHALDRHATAVLAARA is encoded by the coding sequence ATGAGAACCCCTGCCCGCCTGTCGACCCTCGCGGGCGCACTGGCCACCACCCTGACCATCGCCGCGCTCGGCGCCACCCCCGCTCATGCGGTCACGAAGACCTACGTCGCACTGGGCGATTCGTATTCCGCAGGCGTCGGGAGCGGCGGCTCCACCGACAGCACGTGCTACCGCTCGCCCTACGGGTACGCACCGCTGATCGCCAAGCAGCGCGGTCTCACCCTCAGCTATCAGGCCTGCAGCGGCGCCACCACCGCCGACGTCACCAGTAAGCAGCTGGGAGCGCTCAGCAGCGCCACGTCGTACGTCTCCATGACGATCGGCGGAAACGATGTGGGCTTCGCCAACACCATCACCGAATGCGCGAAACCGGCCTGGGCCAGCGACTGCGCGGGCTCCATCAACGCCGGGCGCGCGATCCTGACCAACTCGATGCCCGGCCGCTACGCCGCCCTCTTCTCCTCCATCGCCGGCCGCGCCACGACCGCCAAAGTGGCCATCGGCGGCTACCCGCACATCTTCCAGGGCGAGGACTGCAACCTCGCGACCTTCTTCAGCCCCTCGGACGAGCAGGGCATCAACTCCGCGACCGACGACCTCGACAGCCTGATCAGCACGAAGGCGCGAGCCGCCGGGTTCACCTTCGTCGACCCGCGCGCGGCGTTCACCGGCCACGCGGTGTGCGACAGCACCGAGTGGATCAACGGCCTGTCCAATCCGATCGTCGACTCCTACCACCCGAACAAGGCCGGGAACGTCGGCTACGCGACGCTGTTCGGCCCGGCACTCACCGGCGTGGCGTACTCGGCACTGCGCACGGCGGCTGCCGCGCCGTCCGGACCGACGCTCCGAGTGCAGGCCGACAAGGTGCTGGCGATGGGCCTCACCTCACCGGCCAACCTGCGGCGCGCACGTGCAGCAGGCGTCGACCCCGCCGAAGTGACCCGATTGATGTCGGCGCTGCGGTCGGCGGACAGTGTGACGGTGGACAGGGCGCTCGCGCGATTGCACGCCCTCGACCGCCACGCCACAGCAGTGCTCGCCGCGCGCGCATGA
- a CDS encoding SRPBCC family protein — protein sequence MSDDKRIVVQRQIDEPAQVIFEVLTDPHRHKELDGSGFVRGVDNPQRITKVGDVFTVDMEGDHMGGEYQTDNHVTGYVPDKLIAWKTAPAGTEPPGWEWMYELEPQGPDSTNVTLTYDWSKVTDKDLLSKITFPLVPEKDLEASLGNLASAVSDAKHV from the coding sequence ATGAGTGATGACAAGAGAATCGTGGTCCAACGACAGATCGACGAGCCCGCGCAGGTGATCTTCGAGGTGCTCACCGATCCACACCGCCACAAGGAGCTGGACGGCTCCGGTTTCGTGCGCGGCGTCGACAACCCCCAGCGCATCACCAAGGTCGGCGACGTCTTCACCGTCGACATGGAGGGTGATCACATGGGTGGGGAGTACCAGACCGACAACCACGTGACCGGCTATGTGCCCGACAAGCTGATCGCCTGGAAGACCGCTCCGGCCGGCACCGAACCGCCCGGGTGGGAGTGGATGTACGAGCTCGAGCCGCAGGGCCCGGATTCGACGAACGTCACCCTCACCTACGACTGGAGCAAGGTGACCGACAAGGACCTGCTGTCCAAGATCACCTTCCCCTTGGTCCCCGAGAAGGACCTGGAGGCGTCGCTCGGCAACCTCGCGTCAGCCGTTTCGGACGCGAAGCACGTCTGA
- a CDS encoding trypsin-like serine protease produces MPSTQLAIAAAIAAVALGLPPGELFAPSDQSDQPHSISVRALPTVAALFAGGDVSQDHTCTASVVSSTTGDLLITAAHCVSGNGKGMKVVPGYDAGDAPYGVWPVTAVFVDSAWRSDTSEADDVAFLRVARTVVGGTTRRLQDVTGANTLGDTPAPSTSITVQGFNAGRDDHAVSCTVGLDMTVTDPTFRCGGYVSGSSGSPWLATGADGITRVTGVIGGPDEGGCTDATSYSPVFAAKTAALLARAERSGNDGDTAPDAGPASDCS; encoded by the coding sequence GTGCCGTCGACGCAACTCGCGATCGCCGCCGCCATCGCGGCGGTCGCTCTCGGTCTCCCGCCCGGTGAGCTCTTCGCCCCATCGGACCAGTCCGATCAGCCGCACTCCATCAGCGTGCGGGCCTTGCCGACCGTCGCGGCGCTCTTCGCCGGCGGCGACGTCAGCCAGGACCACACCTGCACGGCCAGCGTCGTGTCCAGCACCACCGGCGACCTCCTGATCACCGCGGCCCACTGCGTGTCGGGGAACGGCAAGGGGATGAAGGTCGTGCCCGGTTACGACGCCGGCGACGCGCCGTACGGCGTCTGGCCGGTCACGGCAGTCTTCGTGGACAGCGCCTGGCGATCGGATACGAGCGAGGCCGACGACGTCGCCTTCCTGCGGGTGGCTCGCACGGTGGTGGGGGGCACCACGCGCCGGCTGCAGGACGTGACGGGCGCGAACACACTGGGCGACACGCCCGCACCCTCGACCAGCATCACCGTCCAGGGGTTCAATGCCGGCCGCGACGATCACGCCGTGTCGTGCACGGTCGGCCTGGACATGACCGTCACCGACCCGACGTTCCGCTGCGGCGGCTACGTGTCCGGCTCGAGCGGCAGTCCATGGCTGGCTACCGGGGCCGACGGGATCACCCGGGTCACCGGGGTCATCGGCGGCCCGGATGAAGGCGGCTGCACCGACGCCACGTCGTACAGCCCGGTCTTCGCCGCGAAGACGGCCGCGCTGCTCGCACGTGCGGAGCGCTCGGGCAACGACGGTGACACCGCCCCGGACGCGGGCCCGGCCTCCGACTGCAGCTGA
- a CDS encoding ribonuclease E inhibitor RraB, producing MIEYLLIFPEREDAEDVAEELRAEEAFTQVRVTREALAGEDDSESHEWAVYVGLDTIDDPASAPARALVERFTALAEEHDGWLDERV from the coding sequence GTGATCGAGTACCTGCTGATCTTCCCCGAACGCGAGGACGCCGAGGACGTGGCCGAGGAGCTGCGCGCCGAGGAGGCCTTCACCCAGGTGCGCGTCACTCGGGAAGCGCTCGCGGGAGAGGACGATTCGGAGTCCCACGAGTGGGCCGTCTACGTCGGACTCGACACGATCGACGACCCCGCCTCAGCCCCAGCACGTGCTCTGGTCGAACGCTTCACGGCGCTCGCCGAGGAGCATGACGGGTGGTTGGACGAGCGCGTCTGA
- a CDS encoding PfkB family carbohydrate kinase, with product MADVVVLGSLNIDVVVRAQRLPTPGQTVTGTSVERRPGGKGANQAAAAARAGVVTRLIGCVGDGDEGPAYRAALAERNVDVDGVRVPPAVATGHALVTVDDAGENTIVVVPGANEQVGDAEVQALRLQPADVLLLQLEVPVTAVRDAVRQARAVGCTVLLNPSPWRRLEDELLDACDTVIVNAVEAEELREAGFDMARAVVTAGSGDVRWGDVVVPAERVEDPVDTTGAGDAFAGALAAALAGGADRRAALASGVRAGAAAVLHDGAQDWRF from the coding sequence ATGGCAGACGTCGTCGTCCTGGGCTCGCTCAACATCGACGTGGTCGTGCGGGCGCAGCGGCTGCCGACGCCGGGCCAGACGGTGACGGGCACGTCCGTCGAACGCCGACCGGGCGGGAAGGGCGCCAACCAGGCAGCCGCCGCCGCGCGGGCAGGCGTGGTCACCCGACTGATCGGCTGCGTGGGCGACGGCGACGAGGGGCCGGCCTATCGGGCGGCCCTCGCCGAGCGCAACGTCGACGTCGACGGGGTGCGCGTCCCGCCGGCCGTCGCCACCGGGCACGCTCTCGTCACGGTCGACGACGCCGGCGAGAACACCATCGTGGTGGTGCCGGGAGCCAACGAGCAGGTCGGCGACGCCGAGGTTCAGGCCCTGCGCCTGCAGCCTGCCGATGTGCTCCTGCTCCAGTTGGAGGTGCCGGTCACGGCGGTGCGCGATGCGGTGCGCCAGGCGCGGGCGGTCGGGTGCACCGTCCTGCTGAACCCCTCGCCGTGGCGGCGCCTCGAGGACGAGCTGCTGGATGCCTGCGACACGGTGATCGTCAACGCTGTCGAGGCCGAGGAGCTGCGCGAGGCGGGGTTCGACATGGCGCGCGCTGTCGTGACCGCAGGATCCGGCGACGTGCGCTGGGGTGACGTGGTGGTGCCGGCAGAGCGGGTGGAGGATCCGGTCGACACCACCGGCGCTGGTGATGCCTTCGCCGGAGCTCTTGCCGCCGCTCTTGCGGGGGGAGCCGACCGGCGTGCGGCGCTCGCCTCCGGCGTGCGGGCCGGGGCGGCGGCGGTGCTGCACGACGGCGCGCAGGACTGGCGTTTCTGA
- a CDS encoding SDR family NAD(P)-dependent oxidoreductase, with amino-acid sequence MSAVVVGANGLIGNAVTLSLARSHAVWVLGRDAAALERLASSTSARITAVALDATDDAALEAAIAQAAEAEGGLRVAVNNVGLSHRPTPLTELDLEQFDRVIATTLRAVAAAMKFELGHMSAGAAIVNVASSAGLSGTPGMSAYAAAKHGVVGLTRTAAIDYGEQGIRVNAVAPGPIESGPIMALGPEVRERVGGYTPLRRMGSAQEVANAVTWLASPQAGYVMGTTLSVDGGKTA; translated from the coding sequence ATGAGTGCCGTCGTCGTCGGCGCCAACGGCCTGATCGGCAATGCCGTCACTCTGTCCCTGGCCCGGAGCCACGCCGTCTGGGTGCTGGGTCGTGACGCCGCAGCCTTGGAACGACTGGCCTCCTCGACATCGGCCCGCATCACCGCCGTGGCCCTGGACGCGACCGACGACGCGGCGTTGGAAGCCGCCATCGCGCAGGCGGCCGAGGCCGAGGGCGGCCTGCGGGTGGCGGTGAACAACGTGGGCCTGAGCCACCGACCGACTCCACTGACCGAGCTCGACCTCGAGCAGTTCGACCGCGTGATCGCCACGACGCTGCGTGCGGTGGCTGCGGCGATGAAGTTCGAACTGGGCCACATGAGTGCCGGGGCCGCGATCGTGAACGTCGCCTCCAGTGCCGGTCTGTCGGGGACGCCGGGGATGTCGGCGTACGCCGCGGCGAAGCACGGCGTCGTCGGACTCACCCGCACCGCTGCCATCGACTACGGCGAGCAGGGCATCCGCGTCAACGCGGTGGCACCCGGTCCCATCGAATCCGGGCCGATCATGGCGCTGGGCCCCGAGGTCCGCGAACGGGTCGGCGGGTACACCCCGTTGCGACGGATGGGTTCCGCCCAGGAGGTCGCGAACGCGGTGACCTGGCTGGCCTCCCCGCAGGCCGGGTACGTCATGGGCACCACGCTCTCGGTCGACGGGGGCAAGACGGCCTAG
- a CDS encoding MarR family transcriptional regulator, producing MPGPSRTAFRLSQLGNFAAARFAELTRSLGLTPSDAGVLRLLGREPGISQRGLADRLGAVPSRVVVLIDSMERRGLVTRTRSSTDRRTQELTLTEQGQHALLQLRGLAQEHDAAVLAPLTQEEREQLVALLAKLSEGHRLDPDVHPGYRDSA from the coding sequence GTGCCCGGCCCTTCGCGAACCGCCTTCCGACTCTCCCAACTGGGGAACTTCGCTGCCGCCCGGTTCGCCGAGCTCACCCGTTCCCTCGGGCTCACGCCGAGCGATGCGGGCGTACTGCGGCTCCTCGGGCGCGAGCCGGGCATCAGCCAACGCGGCCTGGCGGACCGGCTCGGTGCGGTTCCGAGCCGAGTGGTGGTGCTCATCGACTCGATGGAACGGCGCGGCCTGGTGACGCGCACCCGGAGCAGCACCGACCGGCGCACCCAGGAACTGACGCTCACCGAGCAGGGCCAGCACGCGCTGCTGCAGTTACGCGGACTCGCCCAGGAGCACGACGCAGCCGTCCTCGCGCCGCTCACGCAGGAGGAGAGGGAGCAACTGGTCGCGCTGCTCGCCAAACTCTCCGAAGGTCACCGCCTCGACCCGGACGTGCATCCCGGCTACCGCGACAGCGCCTGA
- a CDS encoding TetR/AcrR family transcriptional regulator → MTSTAPLRRTGGRSARVLDAIYTAVGQLMGEGKPDRLTIPVVAERAGVNPTSIYRRWGDIDELLEEVAVAALTKDGDRAPDTGSLAGDLQAWARIVLEDIGTPKRTRYLRAMVAARDGLAPDCPCLAQRRVMATELIERTVARGERAPSVEQIIDHLVMPLYGRVLMGHPTDQSDADRLAADVLALAEREVARTAGR, encoded by the coding sequence ATGACGTCCACTGCACCACTTCGTCGCACCGGTGGCCGCAGTGCCCGCGTGCTCGATGCCATCTACACCGCCGTCGGCCAGCTGATGGGCGAGGGCAAACCTGACCGGCTGACCATCCCGGTGGTCGCCGAGCGAGCCGGGGTCAACCCCACGAGCATCTACCGTCGGTGGGGGGACATCGACGAGCTGTTGGAGGAGGTCGCCGTCGCGGCCCTCACCAAGGACGGCGACCGCGCGCCGGACACCGGCTCGCTGGCGGGCGACCTGCAGGCCTGGGCCCGCATCGTCCTGGAGGACATCGGCACCCCGAAGCGCACCCGCTATCTGAGGGCCATGGTGGCCGCCCGGGACGGACTCGCGCCGGACTGCCCGTGCCTGGCTCAACGCCGCGTGATGGCAACGGAACTCATCGAGCGCACTGTGGCTCGCGGCGAACGCGCGCCGAGCGTGGAGCAGATCATCGACCACCTGGTGATGCCGCTCTACGGCCGGGTGCTGATGGGCCACCCGACCGATCAGAGCGACGCGGATCGCCTTGCGGCCGACGTACTCGCCCTCGCCGAGCGCGAGGTCGCGCGGACCGCGGGTCGGTGA
- a CDS encoding MFS transporter: MFTPLHRPAAFVVAGAAATAIFAGSGAPSPIYPLYQQLWHFSPSTLTLIFAVYVFALLLALLTVGSLSDHIGRRPVAVSGLLLLAVSMALFIDAHGTGGLMAARIVQGLATGATMGAISALIVDRQATPRTGSVVTSSAPVAGIALGSAFAGALVQWAPAPRLLVYWVLLIAYLVLALLLVRIPDAPRAADAGRPSVWRTLRPSVGVPAALRATFLAAVPMLCATWALGGLYLSLGSSVVARILGVQNHFVAGLVVATNFAAGAVGAALVSKLPQHRREVLGFLTLGGGLALTIAAVLVESLPLYVVGAAIGGLGFGSSFLLILSGFAARTEPEHRSQVFSATYIVSYVAFSIPAVVAGFASQSFGLRPTVLVYAAVVLALVLLAAGLARRTHLAGVGAERTVTVDAGPVPVAACSCDVAPSTD; the protein is encoded by the coding sequence GTGTTCACACCCCTGCACCGTCCCGCGGCGTTCGTCGTGGCAGGCGCGGCCGCCACCGCGATCTTCGCCGGTTCCGGAGCTCCGTCGCCCATCTACCCGCTCTACCAGCAGCTCTGGCACTTCTCCCCGTCGACGCTGACCCTCATCTTCGCGGTCTACGTCTTCGCGCTGCTGCTCGCCCTCCTCACCGTGGGCTCGTTGTCGGACCACATCGGGAGGCGCCCGGTGGCCGTCAGCGGTCTCCTGCTGCTGGCCGTCAGCATGGCGCTCTTCATCGACGCCCACGGCACCGGCGGGCTGATGGCCGCCCGCATCGTCCAGGGGCTCGCGACCGGCGCGACGATGGGAGCGATCAGCGCACTCATCGTCGACCGACAGGCCACTCCCCGCACGGGCTCGGTCGTGACGTCGTCGGCGCCAGTGGCCGGCATCGCCCTCGGGTCGGCGTTCGCCGGCGCGCTCGTGCAGTGGGCCCCCGCGCCCCGGCTCCTCGTCTACTGGGTGCTGCTGATCGCCTACCTCGTCCTGGCGCTGCTGCTCGTGCGCATCCCGGATGCGCCACGCGCGGCGGACGCCGGGCGGCCGTCCGTCTGGCGCACCCTGCGCCCGAGCGTCGGAGTGCCCGCCGCGCTACGCGCGACCTTCCTCGCCGCGGTGCCGATGCTCTGCGCCACCTGGGCGCTCGGGGGTCTCTACCTGTCGCTCGGCTCATCGGTCGTGGCGCGCATCCTCGGCGTCCAGAACCACTTCGTCGCCGGCCTCGTCGTCGCCACCAACTTCGCCGCCGGCGCGGTGGGCGCCGCGTTGGTCTCCAAGTTGCCGCAGCACCGACGCGAGGTGCTCGGGTTCCTCACGCTCGGCGGTGGACTCGCGTTGACCATCGCCGCCGTACTGGTCGAGTCGCTGCCGCTCTACGTGGTCGGCGCGGCGATCGGCGGCCTCGGCTTCGGCAGCTCGTTCCTGCTGATCCTGTCCGGCTTCGCCGCCCGCACGGAGCCGGAGCATCGCAGCCAGGTCTTCTCGGCGACGTACATCGTGAGCTACGTGGCGTTCAGCATCCCGGCCGTCGTGGCGGGTTTCGCGAGCCAGTCCTTCGGACTGCGTCCGACGGTGCTCGTCTATGCCGCCGTCGTGCTGGCACTCGTGCTGCTGGCGGCGGGGCTTGCGCGGCGGACCCACCTCGCGGGAGTGGGCGCCGAGCGCACCGTCACAGTCGACGCCGGGCCGGTCCCGGTCGCCGCCTGCTCCTGCGACGTCGCGCCGTCGACCGATTGA
- a CDS encoding alpha/beta hydrolase codes for MPAPAHVSSRLTRRGLLGGAAVAALAGCSSGATGSTPTARVLSSSGTSRTTFALQGRFASTYLKSTPTYQIVLPSKLTSIAAAGVVIGLHGRGGDHTSIVGLHAQAAVDTASASARRPLALVTVDCGADGYFHRRADGTDAGAMVMQELLPHLAQRGMSTGRVGLYGLSMGGYGAMLLATRYPTMVRAVASASPALWLSAGQTPAGAFDDAADFDRNTIFGLIPALERVPLRIDCGDSDPFASATHTLRSRLKPSPAGGFAPGSHDGSFWAAHLPAALTFLAQH; via the coding sequence ATGCCGGCGCCTGCACACGTCTCGTCCCGCCTCACCCGACGTGGTCTGCTGGGCGGCGCAGCCGTCGCGGCGCTCGCCGGATGCTCCTCCGGCGCAACCGGATCGACGCCCACCGCGCGGGTGCTGAGCAGCAGTGGCACCAGCCGGACGACGTTCGCCCTGCAGGGCCGCTTCGCCTCGACGTACCTGAAGTCGACACCGACCTACCAGATCGTGCTGCCCTCGAAGTTGACCTCGATCGCTGCGGCCGGCGTGGTCATCGGTCTGCACGGGCGCGGCGGCGACCACACCTCGATCGTCGGCCTGCACGCGCAGGCCGCCGTCGACACCGCGTCCGCCTCGGCCCGCCGGCCGCTGGCTCTGGTCACGGTCGACTGCGGTGCCGACGGCTACTTCCACCGACGCGCGGACGGCACCGACGCCGGCGCGATGGTCATGCAGGAGTTGCTGCCGCATCTCGCGCAGCGCGGGATGTCGACAGGCAGGGTCGGGCTCTACGGGCTGTCGATGGGCGGGTACGGCGCGATGCTGCTCGCCACCCGCTACCCGACCATGGTGCGTGCCGTCGCGTCGGCGTCACCGGCGTTGTGGCTGTCCGCGGGTCAGACCCCGGCCGGGGCGTTCGACGACGCCGCGGACTTCGACCGCAACACGATCTTCGGTCTCATCCCCGCCTTGGAGCGGGTGCCGCTGCGCATCGACTGTGGCGACTCCGACCCGTTCGCGTCCGCCACGCACACCCTGAGAAGCCGTCTGAAGCCCTCTCCTGCGGGCGGATTCGCGCCGGGAAGCCATGACGGGTCGTTCTGGGCGGCCCACCTGCCCGCCGCGCTCACCTTCCTGGCGCAGCACTGA
- a CDS encoding S66 family peptidase, whose translation MDITSPRKAGPGEKIAVLSPSFAAPAVAPAVHEQALQRLQSVTGLVPVEFPTTRRLGAPARERADDLNAAFADPQIRAVIATIGGDDQITVIPHLDAGLVTRDPKPFLGYSDNTNLLNWLWTHGVAGYYGGSTQIHLGPGPGVDPIHEASLRAALLTGDRLELIDPGESEDFGYDWSDPRALTQYGDREPTEPWAWSGPARSVTGRTWGGCIEVVQWLLTAGRFPTDASVLDGAVLLLESSEELIPAREFGYIARSLGERGILAAVDAVVVARPPTSDFTTRPSADERRAKRDEQRDTIIGVVRDYNPDAIVVVGPPFGHTRPQWILPYGGHVTVGGATRRVFADYS comes from the coding sequence ATGGACATCACCTCGCCGCGCAAGGCCGGCCCGGGGGAGAAGATCGCGGTGCTGTCGCCGTCGTTCGCCGCCCCGGCCGTCGCTCCCGCGGTGCACGAGCAGGCTCTGCAGCGTTTGCAGTCGGTCACCGGCCTGGTGCCCGTCGAGTTTCCGACGACCCGCCGCCTCGGCGCACCGGCCCGCGAGCGGGCCGATGATCTGAACGCCGCGTTCGCCGACCCGCAGATCCGCGCCGTGATCGCCACCATCGGCGGCGACGACCAGATCACGGTCATCCCGCATCTCGACGCCGGGCTCGTCACGCGCGACCCCAAGCCGTTCCTCGGATACAGCGACAACACGAATCTGCTGAACTGGCTCTGGACCCACGGCGTCGCCGGTTACTACGGCGGCTCCACGCAGATCCACCTCGGACCGGGGCCCGGGGTCGACCCCATCCACGAGGCGTCCCTGCGGGCGGCGCTGCTGACCGGGGACCGGCTGGAGCTCATCGATCCCGGAGAGTCCGAGGACTTCGGGTACGACTGGAGCGACCCTCGCGCCCTCACGCAGTACGGCGATCGCGAACCGACCGAGCCGTGGGCCTGGTCCGGGCCCGCACGCTCGGTGACCGGCCGCACCTGGGGCGGGTGCATCGAGGTCGTGCAGTGGTTGCTGACAGCCGGCCGATTCCCGACGGACGCCTCCGTCCTCGACGGCGCGGTCCTGCTGCTCGAGTCGTCGGAAGAGCTCATCCCGGCGCGCGAGTTCGGTTACATCGCCCGGTCGCTCGGCGAGCGAGGGATCCTCGCGGCGGTCGACGCGGTCGTCGTCGCCCGGCCGCCCACGTCGGACTTCACCACACGGCCGTCGGCCGACGAGCGGCGCGCGAAACGCGACGAGCAACGCGACACGATCATCGGCGTCGTGCGCGACTACAACCCGGATGCGATCGTCGTGGTCGGGCCGCCCTTCGGGCACACCCGGCCGCAGTGGATCCTCCCGTACGGCGGCCACGTCACGGTCGGCGGCGCCACCCGGCGAGTGTTCGCGGACTACAGCTGA
- a CDS encoding heat shock protein transcriptional repressor HspR: protein MASNRPGEDTPVYVISVAAELAGMHAQTLRQYDRLGLVTPSRTGGGGRRYSSRDVALLREVQRLSQEEGISLAGIARILELEEQVETLQRQVDQLTERLDDARVVAQARTFAVGPDGQIVALRPGQRADRPRSGTSLVVWGQRT, encoded by the coding sequence ATGGCATCCAACCGTCCGGGTGAGGACACCCCGGTCTACGTCATCTCGGTCGCCGCCGAGCTGGCGGGCATGCACGCGCAGACGCTGCGCCAGTACGACCGGCTCGGTCTGGTGACCCCGTCACGCACCGGTGGCGGTGGCCGGCGCTACTCCAGCAGGGACGTGGCGCTCCTGCGGGAGGTGCAGCGGCTCTCGCAGGAGGAGGGCATCAGCCTCGCCGGCATCGCCCGGATCCTGGAGCTGGAGGAACAGGTCGAGACCCTTCAGCGGCAGGTAGATCAGCTCACCGAGCGTTTGGACGACGCGCGGGTCGTGGCGCAGGCCCGCACGTTCGCCGTGGGGCCGGACGGTCAGATCGTCGCCCTGCGTCCGGGGCAGCGCGCCGACCGCCCGCGGTCGGGCACGTCCCTGGTCGTCTGGGGCCAGCGCACCTGA